The Ananas comosus cultivar F153 linkage group 2, ASM154086v1, whole genome shotgun sequence genome contains a region encoding:
- the LOC109724041 gene encoding short-chain dehydrogenase cctT, which yields MAIREEPVVLITGCSEGGIGYALARAFAAAGCAVVATARSRGSMRSLEGDSRFLLLELDVLSDESVRGAVDAALDRFGRVDVLVNNAGVHLVAPLAEVPMASFDHVFKTNVYGPMKLIQAVVPHMIVRRKGKIVNVGSISALAPGPWAGVYSASKAAVHALTDTLRLELRSFGISVINVAPGAIKSHLGNASLANYSKMPEWKFYKPFEAAIRSRADLSQGPKSTPAEEFAKKTVALVLKENPPAWFSYGHLSNVLAILYYLPISIRDYFYRRVLKC from the exons ATGGCGATCCGAGAGGAACCCGTGGTGCTCATAACAGGGTGCTCCGAGGGGGGGATTGGCTACGCCCTCGCGCGCGCGTTCGCGGCGGCGGGGTGCGCCGTGGTGGCGACGGCCCGATCCCGGGGCTCCATGCGCAGCCTCGAGGGCGATTCCCGCTTCCTCCTTCTCGAGCTCGACGTGCTCTCCGACGAGAGCGTGCGAGGGGCCGTGGACGCCGCGCTCGATCGGTTCGGCCGCGTCGACGTGCTCGTCAACAACGCCGGGGTTCACTTGGTCGCCCCCCTCGCCGAGGTCCCCATGGCCTCCTTCGACCACGTGTTCAAAACCAACGTATATG GTCCCATGAAGTTAATTCAAGCTGTTGTTCCCCACATGATTGTGAGAAGAAAGGGTAAGATTGTGAATGTGGGAAGCATCAGTGCGTTGGCCCCTGGACCGTGGGCAGGTGTTTACTCGGCATCCAAAGCTGCTGTTCATGCTTTAACTGATACTTTGAG ATTGGAGCTCCGGAGTTTTGGAATTAGCGTTATAAATGTCGCTCCTGGTGCTATTAAATCACACTTAGGAAATGCCTCCCTAGCCAACTATAGCAAGATGCCCGAGTGGAAGTTCTACAAGCCATTCGAGGCCGCTATCAGATCGAGGGCCGATCTCTCTCAGGGCCCCAAGTCTACTCCAGCCGAAGAGTTCGCAAAGAAGACCGTTGCCTTAGTTCTCAAGGAGAACCCGCCCGCTTGGTTCTCTTACGGACATCTATCAAATGTTCTCGCCATTCTCTACTATCTTCCAATCTCGATAAGAGATTACTTCTATCGGCGAGTCTTGAAATGTTGa
- the LOC109705715 gene encoding CID domain-containing protein 1, whose protein sequence is MNSVFSEQILADKLSKLNSTQQCIETLSHWCIFHRKNAEQVVKTWDKQFHSSEKERKIPYLYLANDILQNSKRNGTEFVGEFWKVLPAALKDVVDNGDDHGKNVVSRLVNIWEERRVFGSRARGLNDLMLGNEPLPTLELNKKRSRSSVKIVRKDSRSIRTKLSIGGTPEKIVSAFHTVQNEHTNEAVDLDKCKAAVRRVEKMAKDVDTACSQVGDPRRETLANELQEEEAVLKQCLEKLKVVEANRASLVSQLKEALHEQESELEKVRTQLQLAQGMIGETANMRRRLNNEPTVTSTKTPSSSEAAKQHANGPSSVDRPSKKKAALATAAEVADRLAASMHSQQIMTSVLSSFAAEEAKNASLAPSTNSSNSVPDAPSESKTKIQEKTLQLSNSASTSFVPVQPVVVSSTLHQPQSQFNLFPSPAQQFMQQPGGVLIGMPYTYNTLTLPPPPPPLPPPGMMGLARPATLIQQPPVPPPPPQPLGVNQQQMPVTQQLMPMNQHGPQFSALQQPAMPSFRPLQPPGMGFYHPQIQ, encoded by the exons ATGAATAGCGTTTTCAGCGAGCAGATACTTGCGGATAAGCTCTCCAAGCTCAATAGCACTCAGCAATGCATCGAGA CTTTGTCGCATTGGTGTATTTTTCACCGAAAGAATGCGGAACAGGTTGTTAAAACATGGGATAAACAATTCCATAGTTCCGAAAAGGAGCGGAAGATTCCCTATTTATATCTTGCCAATGACATATTACAGAATAGCAAGCGTAATGGTACAGAATTCGTGGGTGAATTTTGGAAGGTTCTTCCAGCTGCACTTAAGGATGTCGTTGATAATGGTGATGATCACGGCAAAAATGTAGTATCTCGATTG GTCAACATATGGGAAGAGAGAAGAGTTTTTGGTTCACGTGCTCGGGGCCTTAATGATTTGATGCTTGGAAATGAACCATTACCTACATTGGAATTGAACAAGAAACGCTCACGTAGTTCTGTGAAAATTGTTAGAAAAGATTCACGTTCTATAAGAACT AAACTGTCTATTGGAGGAACACCGGAGAAAATAGTATCTGCATTCCACACTGTTCAAAATGAACACACCAATGAGGCCGTGGACTTAGACAAATGCAAGGCCGCTGTCCGCCGTGTTGAGAAGATGGCGAAAGACGTTGACACTGCCTGTAGTCAAG TTGGGGACCCTCGCAGGGAGACGTTGGCAAATGAGTTACAGGAAGAGGAGGCTGTTTTGAAACAGTGCTTAGAAAAGCTTAAAGTAGTTGAAGCAAATAGAGCTTCCCTTGTTTCTCAGTTGAAGGAAGCGTTACATGAACAG GAATCTGAACTGGAGAAGGTTCGGACTCAATTACAG CTGGCTCAGGGAATGATAGGTGAAACCGCTAACATGCGAAGGCGGCTCAACAATGAACCAACAGTGACTTCGACAAAGACGCCCTCTTCATCTGAAGCAGCCAAACAACATGCAAACGGGCCCTCATCGGTGGATCGGCCATCTAAGAAGAAGGCAGCTTTGGCTACCGCTGCTGAGGTTGCTGACCGTCTTGCAGCGTCCATGCACTCCCAGCAGATCATGACGTCAGTCCTCTCCTCCTTTGCCGCTGAGGAAGCCAAGAATGCTAGCCTGGCTCCTTCCACCAATTCATCTAACTCGGTCCCCGATGCCCCTTCAGAAAGCAAAACAAAAATACAAGAAAAGACCTTACAACTTTCAAATTCTGCCTCCACTTCCTTTGTTCCTGTCCAGCCGGTGGTTGTTTCTTCGACCCTACATCAGCCACAAAGTCAGTTCAATCTCTTCCCATCTCCAGCACAGCAGTTTATGCAGCAACCAGGAGGGGTTTTAATCGGCATGCCGTACACTTACAATACCTTAACtctgccgccaccgccgcctcctctgccgcctcccgGGATGATGGGCCTTGCAAGGCCTGCAACATTAATTCAGCAGCCGCCGGTGCCGCCACCACCACCCCAGCCACTGGGGGTGAATCAGCAACAGATGCCGGTCACTCAGCAGCTAATGCCAATGAACCAACATGGGCCACAGTTCAGTGCTCTTCAGCAGCCTGCTATGCCCAGTTTTAGGCCGCTGCAACCGCCCGGCATGGGATTCTACCATCCTCAGATACAATGA